Proteins encoded by one window of Aphis gossypii isolate Hap1 chromosome X, ASM2018417v2, whole genome shotgun sequence:
- the LOC126552734 gene encoding uncharacterized protein LOC126552734: MFKNLNFEDLAVMALLLDADEQENIDRAVVKKRSIWVHDILKKRKVEGEHATLCKELEDYEDKFFKYFRMSKYQFNVLLLKIESNISKQNTHFREAIPPKQKLAVCLRFLGTGDSYQSIAFSFRLGHSTVQSIVLEVCSAIISKLKEEYLSIPSEEDWKRIAKEFWDIWNFPNCIGALDGKHVVIDAPPNSGTLYYNYKKTFSIVLLALVDAQYKFLAVDIGAYGKNSDGGILSNSNLGKSLERNKLNIPNDQYLPDTNEKLPLVIIGDEGFPLKKYLLRPYPGPQMYKDQKKKNFNDRLSRARKVVEDAFGQLTAKFRIYCRRLNALPRNADTIVMTTCILHNFIKTGSTEVHSKEISSSLPLPEHITRLHRHGGSAQKEAFENRDKFKNFLCSPAGKLPWE; this comes from the exons atgtttaaaaatttaaactttgaagATTTGGCAGTGATGGCGTTATTACTGGACGCCGACGAGCAGGAAAATATTGACCGAGCGGTAGTCAAAAAACGATCTATTTGGGTTcacgacattttaaaaaaaagaaaagttgaAGGAGAACATGCAACTTTGTGTAAAGAGTTGGAAGACTATGAAgacaaatttttcaaatattttcgaaTGTCAAAGTACCAATTTAATgttctacttttaaaaattgagaGCAATATTTCCAAACAAAATACACACTTTCGAGAAGCAATACctccaaaacaaaaattagctGTTTGCTTGAG gttcTTAGGAACAGGTGACTCTTACCAATCGATTGCTTTCAGTTTTAGATTGGGGCATTCAACAGTGCAGTCAATTGTATTGGAAGTATGCAGTGCAATAATCTCTAAATTAAAGGAGGAGTATCTTTCAATTCCCAGTGAAGAAGATTGGAAGCGAATCGCTAAAGAATTTTGGGATATTTGGAATTTCCCAAATTGCATAGGCGCATTAGACGGAAAACATGTGGTAATCGATGCTCCTCCTAATAGTGGAACACTCTActataactacaaaaaaactTTCTCGATAGTATTACTTGCTCTTGTGGATgctcaatataaatttttagcaGTCGATATAGGAGCATACGGAAAAAATAGTGACGGAGGAATTCTATCGAATTCAAATTTAGGAAAATCTTTagaaagaaataaattaaatattccgAATGACCAATACCTTCCAGATACTAATGAAAAATTGCCCCTAGTTATAATAGGAGACGAGGGTTTtccactaaaaaaatatttattaagaccTTACCCAGGACCGCAAATGTATAAAGaccagaagaaaaaaaactttaatgatCGACTTTCCAGAGCACGTAAAGTTGTTGAGGACGCTTTTGGTCAACTTACAGCCAAGTTTCGAATTTATTGTAGAAGGCTGAATGCATTACCACGAAATGCTGATACCATAGTGATGACAACTTGCATactacacaattttattaaaacgggTTCCACCGAGGTTCATAGTAAAGAAATTTCATCAAGTTTACCTTTACCTGAACATATTACACGATTACATCGACATGGGGGAAGTGCTCAAAAAGAAGCTTTTGAAAATCgtgataaattcaaaaattttttgtgttcccCAGCAGGAAAACTTCCTTgggaatga
- the LOC114125162 gene encoding uncharacterized protein LOC114125162 codes for MNTEMLIELVRERPCLYDMSIKKYSDHAYKETIWREIAAILKQPVQDCKKTWTNLRDSFRRAQKNAVTKSGQKSKLLKKWKFEDELQFLKSHMKERESISNIDTVSDDDEEVIEEDNEICLPEKNTELEIDPSCNDTYFNNLSPCTSTPSPKEYRQPILKNTLATMAKKKSKVSNSPSETASSTLMKYILEKKNESKSELSAIDQFFLSMCSTVKQFSPYHQHLAKTKIFSIVSEIELENLGSIQQQQLFHPRSQSISNFDVQHQVQAVAPQMPPGQSQHHPQSQINSLYPLQQHSEDSQEAQNLTSSATSYFQHYQVDTDRI; via the exons atgaatactgaAATGTTAATTGAATTGGTCAGAGAGCGACCTTGTTTATATGATATGAGTATCAAAAAATACAGTGATCATGCATATAAAGAAACCATTTGGAGAGAAATCGCTGCTATATTAAAACAACCCG tacaagATTGCAAAAAAACATGGACAAACTTGCGAGACTCATTTAGAAGAGCTCAAAAAAATGCGGTGACCAAATCTGGACAAAAgtctaaacttttaaaaaaatggaagTTTGAAGATGAATTGCAGTTTTTAAAATCGCATATGAAAGAAAGAGAATCCATAAGTAACATCGATACAGTGAGTGATGACGATGAAGAAGTGATTGAAGAGGATAATGAAATATGTCTACCCGAAAAGAACACTGAACTTGAAATTGATCCTTCCTGCAatgatacttattttaataatttaagtccATGCACGTCAACACCATCACCAAAAGAATATCGCCAaccaattcttaaaaatacattggcCACAAtggccaaaaaaaaaagcaaggTATCAAATTCTCCTTCAGAAACGGCATCTTCAACTTTAATGAagtatatattagaaaaaaaaaatgagtcaAAAAGTGAGTTAAGTGCTattgatcaattttttttgagcATGTGTTCTACCGTCAAACAATTTTCTCCATATCATCAGCATCTggccaaaacaaaaattttttccATCGTTTCGGAGATTGAATTAGAAAACTTGGGAAGTATACAACAACAGCAACTATTTCATCCACGCTCACAATCTATATCAAACTTTGATGTACAACATCAGGTGCAAGCAGTAGCTCCTCAGATGCCTCCGGGCCAAAGTCAACATCATCCTCAGTCACAAATCAACAGTTTATATCCACTTCAACAACATTCTGAAGATAGTCAAGAGGCCCAAAACTTAACATCTTCAGCAACCAGTTATTTCCAACACTATCAAGTAGATACAGACAGGATATAA